The Bacillaceae bacterium IKA-2 DNA window ATTAATGGGCCACTTTTAGAGTATCATAAACATTATTAATGATGATGATAGGATGATACGAGGGGACGGTTCTCTTGTTTCATAATATCACTTTGTAATTTTAAGGAGTTCCTATGGGTGAAATATTGCTGTAGGACTTTTTTTATTTTCTCTAACTTGTTCATTCTAATATCCCGAAATTTTTTTCTCGAGAACGGTACTTGTCAAGATAATTGCCGCTTTTTCCTTTTTAATAGGATAATTGATTTGTTGTGCAGGGGTTAAGAAGAAGTCTCTCTAGAAATTAAACTTTTATCTGATGTTAGCGGAAACGTGAGAACCGTCCCCGCGTTTCAGGCAAACCTAGAAAAAGTACGCGACCTAATTTATTTAAGATGATAAACTTCAAAAAAAATTATCTCCGGTGATGTCAATGCCATTATTAGCATCAAGTCTTATAGCCGGTGGATTATCAACATCTGCCCAAGAAGATGTCTATGATAAAACAAAATTGGGTCATACTATTCAATCCTCAGTAAATCACGGAGATACAGTTTCTACACTCGCTAAGAGTTTACCAGGTTCACCAGAAAAAGGGATGATGATAAGATCAATAGCTAAAACAAAAGAATATCGTCAAACGCAAAAAGCAATAGCAGAACGTACTTTTTCGATTACTTATTTAACATTACCATAATTTGTAATTTTTACACTAAAAAAAAGCATCTGACCCATTACTTAAAGCATAACCGCATCGGCGGTCAGTCACTTTTTTTCTAAATCATCTCAAAGTTTTAACAGTTAGTTAAAAAAACTTCTTATCTTGATAACAATTTGGTAACAATTTTCCTTTATATTTAAGGGAGTCCAAAAGGACAATTCGTAAGAGTCAGAGAAGGGGTATTAAAAATGAAAAAGAAATTCGTGTTAACTTTATCAAGTATATTATTATCTATAGGATTATTAGTGGGGTGTTCGAGTGCCGAGGAACCAGGATTTGAAGATGATCCAATCCAAAATGAAAATCCCGAACAAAATGAAACGGAGTTTGATCCTGCAGGAAATGAAAATGATATGAACGAAGGTATGAACGAAGGTATGAACGAAGGTATGAACGAAGGTATGAACGAAGGTATGGATGGAGAAATGAACGGAGAAATGGATGGAGAAATGAACGGAGAAATGAACGGAGAAATGAATGGCGAGATTTTAAATGAAGATCAAGATGAAACAGAACAACCATAAGAATTAATTTCATAACAGTAAGTTAATTGACTGATTTCTCACTATCTATTGAAGTGGGGAGTCAGTTTTTTTTTGTGATAATACGGTGTTAAATGCAATAGCTAGTTCTTTTTAATAATTGTGGAAAAAATGTTAATACAACCATAATAAATTGTTCTTATTACGATCATAGTTAGGTCATATTTTTATTTTATAGTAAGAACAAGCAGTTAAAAGAGCTGCTAAAAATGTTGGGAAAGGTGCTGTTAGCCGATAACAACTTTACAGTTTTACCTACTTAGTAACATTTGGTAATGCTTATTATTTATTTATGAACATAAAACATTATTTATTTAAGAACATAAAACATTATTTATTTAAGAACATAAAACGAGGAGGAAAAAAATATGGAATTCAAACCAAGAAAAAGTACGCGACCTAATTTAAGAAGATCAACTTCAAAAAAAATTATCCCCGCGGTGATGTCAATGACATTATTAGCATCAAGTCTTTTAGCTGGTGGATTATCAACATCTGCCCAAGAGGGTGGCTATGATAAAACAAAATTGGGTCATACTATTGAATCCTCAATAAATCACGGAGATACAGTTTCTACACTCGCTAAGAGTTTACCAGGTTCACCAGAAAAAGGGATGACGATAAGATCAATAGCTAAAAATAATCATACAGCAAGTGTTGATACCCCTACCGATGAAGAAGCACTAGAAGTTGAAGCTGATGCTGACGCAGAAGTAGAAGTAGAGGCTCCAATTGTTGACGAAGGAACTGATGATGACGCTGATGATGACGCTCCAATTGTTGACGAAGGAACTGATGATGAAGCACTAGATGCTGACGCTGATGTTGACGCTCCAATTGTTGACGAAGGAACTGATCCTGACGCACTAGATGCTGACGCTGACGTTGACGCTCCAATTGTTGACGAAGGAACTGATGAAGATGCACTAGATGCTGACGCTGACGTTGACGCTCCAATTGTTGACGAAGGAACTGATGAAGAGGCACTAGATGCTGACGCTGACGTTGACGCTCCAATTGTTGACGAAGGAACTGATGATGACGCACTAGATACTGACGCTGATGTTGACGCTCCAATTATTGACGAAGGAACTGATGATGACGCACTAGATACTGACGCTGAAGTTGAAGAGCCAATTGTTGAGGAAGGAACTGATGAAACCTCAATAAATCACGGAGATACGGTTTCTGAAGTGGCTAAGAGTTTACCAGGTTCACCTGAAAAAGGAAAGACGATAAGTTCAATTGCTAAAAAGAATCATTCAGAAAAAGTTGAAACTCCTACTGATGAAGAAGCACTAGATGTTGAAGCTCCAATTGTTGACGAAGGAACTGATGATGACGCAGCAGAAGTTGAGGCTGAGGATGTTTCAACTGAAAATATGGGTAATCATAAGAACTGGGTCATTAATTCATATCATACATTGATAGATTCATATAAAGATTTAATAGATTATCACAAACATACTATTAGTAACAAATTAGATAATCAGGAAGAAGCAAGAGATGAAGACGGAACAAACGAAGAAGCAACAGATGAAGACGGAACAGATGGAGATGCTATAAACGAAGACGCTACAAACGAAGATGCTACAGATGAAGATGCTACAAACGAAGACGGAACAAAGGGAGAAATGAAAGATCATAAAAAACATCTTTCCGTTTTAGATAATTTAGTAGAATATTATAATCAGCTTCAAGCTGCATATAGTAGTTTTCTATCTAATTTAAAATAATTATCATACTGAGGAACCCTGTTTTAAGGGTTCCTTTTTTTTAGGGGTAAGAAAACATAAAATGATACGAGGGGACGGTTCTCTTGTTTCATAATATCATTTTGTAATTTTAAGGAAGTCCTATGGGTGAAATATTGCTGTAGGATTTTTTTATTTTCTCTAACTTGTTCATTCTAATATCCCGAAAATCTTTATTATCGAGAACGGTACTTGTCAAGATAGTTGCCGCTTTTTACTTTTTAATAGGATAGTTGATTTGTAGTGCAGGGGTTAGGAGTCCCTCTATAAATTAAACTATTATCTGATGTTAGGGGAAACGTGAGAACCGTCCCCGCATTTCACCGATATATTCAAACTAATCTCAATGACGCATCGCTATTGGGATTAGCTGCATCGATCGCCACCATTAATAGATTCTCAGACCCCGTTTCTCTTATAAATTGTGCCCACCGACTTCCGTTTTTTCCTTGAATATGGTTCAATAAATTATAAGCCATTGTTTTCATCTCCTTTTGTAAGGGTTGTATTTAGAAGTACTGTGGTAGGTCCTTCTATTTTACAATGAAAGCGATGGTCTTTTTAATTAACTTGAACTATTTTCTATACTAGGCACTTTTTACTAGAAATACAACGGAAATTTCTGAACTGTGTCACCAGAGTCAGGGACCGATTTTCATCACAAAGAATGGTTATGGAGATTTGGTTGTCATGAGTATGGAAACTTATGAGAAGTCTTTAGCGAAGTTAGAGTTATACCAAAAGTTAGCTGAAGCAGAAGCGCAAATTAAAAATGGGGAAGAACTTTTAGATGGAGAAGAGGTCTTTAATGATCTAAAGAAAAAATATCGAAGAAAATAAAATGTTGGAGGTGCAGACCAAATTGAAATCATATATTGTTAAAATTAAACTAGAAAAATCTGATCCAGTAATATGGAGAAGAGTTGTTATGCCAGCAGGAGCTACATTTAACCGGCTTCATGATATCATCCAAACTGTGACCAATTTTCAGAGCGGTTATCCTCATGGAGCATATCATCTATTTGAATTTGATTTGACCAAAGAAGACAAGAGTGTCACCAATGATGAAGAATCTTATTTGGAGCATCAGCACTATAAGAAAAACAAAAAAATGTACGAAGAGCGCTTAAAGAGAATGCCACCTGAAATGCTTGAGTTTGAGAAGCCATATCAGGAAAGGCTGAAAAGAGAGGTGCGTAAGCCCACCACGCTTAAAGTGGATGAGTATCTTGAGAAGTACAGAGATATAAAATATGCTTATGACTTTGGTGACGATTGGCATTTCATTGTGAAGCTTGAGCAAATTGTTCATGATTATTATTTTGGTTATCCAACCCTGTTAGACGGAGCGGAGACAGCACCACCTGAAGATGTAGGTGGGATACATAGTTTTTATGAATTTCTGGAAGCCTATCGTGATGAAAAGCATCCTGAACATGAAGATATGAAGACATGGGCTGAATCACTTTATTTCAGAGAGTATGACCCGGATTGGATTAACGACAGACTGAAGGGTATTAACTATAAGAAAACCGAGTGGGATAAAATTAATCACGATCAATACCAGATTATTGAAGATAAGTATCGGAAGTGATTCCGCGTCCCACGTGAGTGCCCGGTTAAGAGAACAGAGGGGACGGTTCTCTTGTTTCATAATATCACTTTGTAATTTTAAGGAAGTCCTATGGGTGAAATATTGCTGTAGGATTTTTTTATTTTCTCTAACTTGTTCATTCTAATATCCCGAAATTCTTTATTTTCGAGAACGGTACTTGTCAAGATACTTGCCGATTTTTCCTTTTTAATAGGATAATTGATTTGTTGTGCAGGGGTTAGGAGTCCATCTATAAATTAAACTATTATCTGATGAAACTCGAAAACGTGAGAACCGTCCCCGCGTTTCCACCGCGCTCTCTCTGAGCAAATCCCTGACTATGATAGTTTTTTTATAATTCCAAAAAAAGTAGTGTTGAATATATCTTATCTTAGTAATATGATGGATATAATCTTTTTCTAGCAAGGACTTGACTTCCCCATACATAGTAACGGAGGGCAATAAATGATAAATAAATTGAAAGCGCTTTATTCAAATGTGACGGAACCTATTAGGAGTAGTATTACAAAGAAATATGTGATCCTATTTGCGTTGACTTTTATTATTCCTAGCCTGCTAATATATCAGTTGATTGTTGGTTATGCAGAGCGAATGATAGAGAACGATATTATTGAAACAAATGTTTCTATTACTGATAGTATTGTAAAAAGAATCAATAAAGAAGTTAGCGATATTGTCCTACAACTACATTTAATTTCTGGGAATGTTATAGATAATGAACTAGATGTAGATATAATTTTTGAACGCTCAAAAATAGCAATCTCTCAAAGTCCAATCGTCCATACGATCTATTTTCTTAACGAAAATCAAAAAATGATCTTTGAAGCTCCTTTTGAACCCGAAATAGAGCCTTCTATCTATTATGACTACCCTATGTTCGAGCAAGTTAAAAGGAGTCTTAACTATGCGGTATCAGACTTTGCTCCTAATTCCCGTGGTGATACCGTTGTATCAGTGGCAATTCCAGTACTAAATAAAAAACATGAATTTAAAGGTGTTTTAATTGCTGAACTTGGGAAGGATTATCTCTCATCTGTGTTAAAAAGTTTTATTGGAACAAAAGGTCATTTTAGTTTTATCGTTGATAATCATGGAAAAGTCCTTTCCTCTACCAATGGAAATGAAATAGGATTGGACTATTCCTCAGAATTAATTGTTAAAAAGTTATTTCAAGATTCATTTGGTGTTATGAAGGAGACGTATCTTGATGAAAAAAGTGTAATTGCCTACCAAACGATGCGTGATGGTTGGGCCTTAGCATATGGAGTACCAGAAAGCATAGCATTTGAACCGATTCGCAAGCTATCGTTCCTTTTTACAATTAGTTTTTTAGGGGTTTTTGCTCTTTCAATCCTTTTTATATGGATGGGGATGCGTAATATTGTTTATCCAATTGTTCGGCTAACAAATTATGCGAAGGAATATCGCAAAAAGATGTACTATGAGCCTATAGGTAAACATCAGCGCTATCAAAATGATGAATTAGGAGTACTGAGAAAAACGATTATTTCAGTAGGAAACAGTAATTATCAAAAACAAAAAATGTTGGAGGAAAAGGAAAGATATCTTCATGATGTTATTGAGGGAATACCCTATGCAATTGTAACGGTAAATAAAAATGCTGTGATCACATATGTTAATCAGCAGTTTGAAAATATGGTAGGTTTTTCTCGTGATGAATTGATAGACGTACTTTTATCAGAACTCCCAATAAAAAACGATAAAAACGACTTCAGGTTACTACATTCTTTAGTATCTAAAAATACCTCAAGTGAATGTGAGAGTTATATTATTAATGCAGATGGTCAAAAGCATATTGTCAAAATAGCAACCGCAAAATTATATAATGAGCAAAAAGAGGCAATTGGTAGTATTGCTGTTTTACAAGATATTTCTCAAATGAAATTGTTAGAATCACGCCTAAAGCAAAATGATAAGCTTGCAATTATCGGACAAATTACTACAGGAATTGCCCATGAGATAAAGAATCCTTTAGCTATTTTATCGGGGTCCGCTGAGTTATTAGTAGAAGAAGTAGAGGAAGAAAACAGTTCTTCTGAAATAGTGGAATTATCAAAAGATATTCATCAAGTAGTCCGTAGGATGAATGATATTGTAAATAACTTTCTCAATTTTGCAAAAATAAATAAAAAGGACGCTGAGTCACTTGATGTTTCGATGGTGATGGAAGAAGTATTGCATCTTGTCCGTTTAAAAACTAGTGAGTCGAGAATAGAAGTGATTCGACAGTATGAACCTACGTCCGAAATAATAGGCCTTCATGATCAATTAATACAAGCTTTTTTAAACTTGATTCTAAATGCAATTGAGGCAATGCCTACTGAAGGGACATTAACTGTATCAATTTTTGAGGTAATACAAGCAAAACAGGGAAGATGTGTAATTGTAGCTATAGATGATACTGGACCGGGTATTCCTGAAAAAGATGTGGAGTGGTTATTTGATCCATTTTTTTCTACAAAAGAAACAGGTAATGGACTGGGGTTAACCATCGCTAGAGATATAGTCAGAGAGCATAACGGTGAATTGAAAATAGAAAGTTCAAGTGAGGGAACATCGTTTCAGTGTTGTTTTTTAGTAAATACGGGGGTGGAAGTGGAGAATGAATAAACAATTATCAGTATTAGTAGTAGATGATGAAGTGCAACTATGCAAATTAGTCGCCCGTAAATTGAAAAAATCAGGTATTCTATCCCACCTTGCCCATGATGGAGCTGGTGCATTATCAGTATTAAATAATAAACAAATTGATGCGGTTATTTTAGATTATATGCTACCTGATATGACCGGATTGGATGTACTAAAAGAAATCCAAAACAGAGGTGGAAATATTCCAGTTATCATGTTAACAGCGTACGCAAACGTAGAAAGTGCTGTTTCTGCAATGAAGTTAGGGGCTACTGATTATCTAAATAAACCGATAGAATTAGAGGAGTTAAAAAATATCGTAGTAAAGAGTTGTTACCATAAGGTTAAAGAACCTAAAAAGGGTGAAAAATTAGGAGAAGATATATTCGCTTTTCAAAACAAAAAAATAAAACAGGTGATGGAGCTTTTAACTCAAGTGAAGGAAACCGACGCCAGTATTTTAATTTCAGGTGAAAGTGGCGTTGGAAAGACAGTTCTTGCTCGATGGGTTCATGAACAAAGTAGTCGTAGTAAAAAACCTTTTTTTTCCATCAACTGTGCTGCGATCCCAGAGTTATTATTGGAAAGTGAGTTGTTTGGCTATCAAAAAGGAGCATTTAATGGCGCAACAACTTCAAAGGTTGGAAAACTTGTGTCGTCAGATGGAGGGACGATTTTATTAGATGAGATTGGAGATATCTCACCGAACATGCAGGCGAAATTATTACATCTACTTGAAGATAAGCGTGTCATGCAGTTAGGTAGTAATGATTTTCAAACTGTAGATGTAAGAATTATTACGGCCACAAATAAGGACGTAAAAGAATTAGTAAGAAAAGGTGATTTTAGAGAAGACTTGTATTATCGCTTAAATTTGATTGAAGTAGAGGTCCCACCATTACGAGAACGGAGGGAGGATATTCCGCTTTTAATTAAACAGCAGCTTATAAAATTAAATGATAAATACAAAAAGAAAATAGAAATTGATCCGCGTAGTGTAACCATTTTTACAAACTACCAATGGCCAGGAAACATAAGAGAATTACTTAATACCCTTGAAAGAGCTCATATCTTAAAGCGTTTCGGTACGATTGTTCCAGAGGATTTAGTTAAAGCTTCATTTCAAATTGAGGAATTACAACACGAGTTATTGACAGGGAAAATAAATAAAGATTTCTTTTCTGGAAATCTTCCAGAAGTATTAGAAGAAGTTGAAGAACAAATGATTAAGAAAGCTCTAATAGAGACGAACGGTAACCAAACGAAAGCTGCAGAAAAACTAGGAATTGCAAGGCATACACTAATCTACAAAATAAAAAAATTCAGTTTAAAACTATAAGGTGGTTATAATGCAAAAGAAGTCATTCTACATCGTAGGGAACATTCTTATTTTCGTATGTATGATATTACTAGTCTCCTGCAGCTCTAAAACAAAAATATTAGAAGAAATACCGACCAATACTTCGGATCTGCCAACGATAACTATTGGATCTAAACTGTTTACAGAACAGTATATTTTAATGACGATGACATCGTTACTTTTACGAGATAATAGCTATAAAGTCAATGAAATACGTTTTTTAGATAGTCCTACTATCCGTAACGCGATTGAACAACAAGTAATTGATATATATTGGGAATATACGAGTACAGCTAGGATTATCTTTCATAAGCAACCGGTAATCTATGACTTTGACGAAGTATATAATGCGGTGAAGGAATATGATGAAATCGATAATTTAATTTGGCTTGAAAGAAGTGACTTTAATAGCAGCTGGGGAGTAATTGTAAGGAATTTGTTTGCCGATAAACATCAATTGGTGACGATTAGTGACTTGATAGGTTATATGAAGGAAAATGATGCTCCATTAAAGTTTGCAACAAATGATGAATTTCTAATTCGAGAGGATGGGCTAGGTCATTTACAACAAGTGTATGATTTATCTTTAAATGATCATCAAGTACTTCCAGTAGATACGAGCTTATTGACACTTGCCGTAAAAGAGGGTAGAGTAGGCGTTTCAATTGGAATGATTTCAGACAGTCGGATTAGTGAATACGACTTAATTGTACTCCATGATGATCAACAAGCCTTTCCGTCGTATCACGCAACACCAGTCGCTACTCAGGAATTAGTAGAGGAACATCCTACTGTAAAAATACTACTAAATCAACTCTCTAAAAGTATTACACATCAAGATATGATCGAGCTAAATTATCAAGTAGATGTACTCCAAAATGATGTAATAAAAGTTGCAAAAGCATTTCTCATTGAGAAGGGTTTATTAAATTAAATTTATAACCGAGCATATACTAAAAATGAATGTAATTAGAAGACCAGTTGAAAAATTGGTCTTCATTTTCCTGTTCCTGAAAAAAACATGGGCACTCTTTTGAGAGAGCCCATGTTTTTTTATTTAAGTTGGTTCAATTAATTGTAGGTATTTTATTCATCTTTATAACTAAATTTTTTTTGAATTGCTTGAATGTTAAGAATAAGTGAAAAATTAACCTAGATTGTAGAAATTATCTACAGTTAAGTGAAGAAAATTTCTACAAACCTGATAGAAAAAAAGGTGCTAACATACATTTAAATCATTCTTTTGAATTTTTAAAAATATATTGAGTGAAAGCGCTTTAAACAGAAAGGGGGGTAAATATAAAAATTACTGAATTGAAATTAAACAACAATTATTATCGTTCTCTTAATGTATTATTCGAGATTAATTGAAAAGAGAAGAAGGTGTTGGATTGAAAGAGATAAGGATGGAAGAAGACTCATTCGGATCGATGGCACTTCCAGTAGATGCACTGTACGGAATTAATACGTATAGAGCAATTGAAAATCTATCATTCTCAGATAAAATTTTACAAGGTTACCCCGAATATATTTCAGCTCTAGTTGTTGTCAAAAAAGCTGCGGCAAAAGCAAACATGGAAGCTATGGTGTTATCAGAAAAAATCGGTAATGCTATTATATCAGCTTGTGATGAGCTTTTAGCAGGAGGGTATCACCAACATTTCCTAATAGATATGTTACATGGTGGCGGTGGAATTGCTACAAATATGAACATCAATGAAGTGATTTCTAATCTTACAAATAAAAAGTTAGGTAGTGCGATTGGTGATTATTCACCCGTACATCCAATTGACCATGTAAATGCATCACAGTCAACATCTGATGTGTGTCATACCGCAAGTAGAATAGCATTAATTAAAAGTTTTAAGCCATTGCAGAATGAAATAGAAGCTGTTATTGGTAGCTTGGCTGAAAAAATAGCGGATTTTGGAGAGATTACAACCATTTCTCGAACTTGCTTACAAGACGCAATGCGCGTAAAGCTAGGTGAAACGTTTAGCGGGTATGAGGCTATGTTGAAGCGGCGTCTTGACTCAGTAAATGAAGCAGTAGAAAAGCTCCATCAGATAAACCTTGGTGGTACTGTTATCGGTTCGGGCATTGGTGCACCAAAGGAATATCGTGATGTTGTCGTTCAAAAGCTTTGCGAGGCTTCTAATTTACGACTTTATCATCGTGAAAATTTGTTTGATGCAGCACAAAATATTGATGACATTGCAAACGTTTCAACTCAATTACGTCTATTAGCTTCAGGTCTAATCAAATTAGCAAAAGATTTACGACTTCTTTCATCAGGTCCTGAGGCCGGTTTTTCAGAGATAGTACTACCATCAGTTCAGGCGGGGTCGTCATTTTTCCCTGGTAAAGTAAATCCGGTTATACCAGAAACATTAATTCAATGTTGTTTTCAAATCATTGGCATTGATCAAACTGTCCAAGCGGCACTTGAGCATGGAGAGTTAAATTTAAACGTTTTTGAAGGTGCAGCAGTTACAAATAGTTTTGATGCCATGAATATGCTTGAAAAAGCACTTAGGACCTTTCGGAAAAATTGTCTGAATGGGATAAAAGCAAATCTAGAAAGATGTGAGGAACTGTCAAACAGTTATATTCCACTAGTTGTGGAATTGAAGGAAATACTTGGATATTCAGTTACCTCCTCAATGATTAAAGAAAAAGGTAAAGAAGGAATAAAAAAATATTTTAATGGAGGCGTTGAAATTGACAAAAATAAATGAAGTAATTGTTTTTGAAGGAATTGCTCAACCAAAACTAGCATGGGCAAAAGAATGGCTAAAAGAACCGAAGAAACTCTATATCAATGGCCAATGGGTAAAAAGTTCAGCTAATGAAACCATTGAATCTATTAATCCAGCAAATGGGCAAGTAACAGGATCGATCCACGCATCAACAGAGGAAGACATTAACAAGGCTGTTCAAGCTGCACGAGCTGCTTTTGACAATGGGCCGTGGCGCGATGTAACGCGAAAAGAGCGTGCCAAAAAGCTTCGTCAAATTAGTGCACTCATTAAAGAACACCAAGCAGAGCTAGCGACACTCGAATCGTTAGATAATGGAAAACTATATACAGAGGCCTATAACGATGACGTACAAGAAGCATCTGATCTATTTGAATATTATGCAGGTTGGACAGATAAATACTACGGTGAGAGCAATCCAGTAGAAGGTGACTTTTTAAGCTATACAACCCGTGATCCTATTGGGGTATGTGGTCAAATCGTACCATTTAATTTTCCGATAGGAATGGCTGTTTGGAAGCTTTCACCTGCCCTTGCAATGGGTAATACAGTTGTCTTGAAGCCTTCAAGCACTACATCGTATTCGGCTATTCGTTTAGTCGAGCTTATTGATGAAGCAGGGATTTTCCCTCCTGGAGTGTTGAATTTAATTCTTGGCAAAGGTTCGATTGGCTCTCACATTAGTCGCCATATGGATGTTGACAAAATTTCATTTACCGGTAGTACTCAAGTGGGCAAGAAATTGGTCCATGACTCAGCTGACTCTAACTTAAAACCTTTAACATTAGAGCTTGGAGGTAAATCACCGAATATTATTTTCAGTGACGCCCCTGACTTAGAAGCAGCAATTGAACGATCTTTCTACGGATTATTTACCCATAAAGGAGAAAAATGTTCTGCACCTACTCGGCTCATCGCACAACGAGATATTTACGATAGAGTTGTAGAAAAGCTTGGTGAATTTGCAAATAACTATAAGTGTGGTGATCCATTTGACCCTGAGAGTGATCAAGGAGCACAAGTTTCTAAAGCTCATATGGAATCAATCTTAAACTATATTGAAATTGGTAAAAGTGAAGGAGCTCGTCTTGTTGCAGGAGGAGAACGTGACATAACTGGTGAAAATGCAAATGGGTATTTTGTCCGACCGACGATTTTTGCTGATGTTGATAACAAAATGACGATTGCACAGGAAGAAATTTTTGGGCCGGTATTGTGTGTGATCCCTTTTGATACTGAGGAAGAAGCCGTTACGATGGCAAATGACACCATTTATGGGTTAGCTGCGGGGCTTTGGACAAGTGATGTGTCCCGTGCTAATCGTGTAGCTAGAAAGCTAGAAGCTGGAATGGTCTTTGTTAATAAATATGGTTGTTATGACTTTGCTAGTCCATTTGGTGGCTGGAAACAAAGTGGCTGGGGTAAAGAATATGCTGTTCACTCACTACAATCGTATACAAAAACAAAAGCGATATGGATAGCCTTTTAATAAAAATCAGGGAGAATTGAGGGGACTAACGATGATAATGAAAGCTGCAGTTATGACAGGTGTAGGAAAACCTCTTGAAATTATGGCGGTCGATCTTGCGGAACCAAAGGCAAATGAAGTACTAGTGAAAATTGTAGCAACCGGTGTATGCCATAGTGATTTAAATGCATTAAACGATGAAACAACTCCAACTCCAACAATTTTGGGTCATGAAGGAGCTGGCGTTGTTGCAGCGATTGGTCCGAATGTGTCAAAAGTAAAAGTTGGAGATAAAGTTGCTTTAAGCTGGGTTCCTTATTGCGGAACTTGTGAGTTTTGTGTTACAGGTGCCGTTCATTTATGTGAATCAGCTTTTGGACCAATGTTTGCTGGTACGCTATTAGATGGAACATGTCGATTAAGTAAAGAAGGAAAAACGATTTATCATAATTCCTTGTTATCTACATTTGCAGAATTTGCCGTGGTTCCAGAAATGTCATGTGTTAAGTTGCCAGATGAAATGCCACTCGCACAAGCTTCATTAATTGGTTGTGGTGTTGCTACTGGTTACGGGGCAGCGGTACATGCAGCAAAAGTGACTCCAGGGTCGACTGTGGCAGTATTTGGTATCGGTGGTGTTGGAGTTAATGCCATTCAAGGCGCTCGTATTGCGGGTGCTTCAAAAATTATTGCATGTGACGTAAAACCAGCAAATCTAGAAATTGCAAAAAAATTCGGGGCTACCCATACAGTTAATGTGGCCGAAGAAAATGTTGAAGCAGTCTTGAAAGTGTTAACAAATGGCTTCGGTGTCCATTTTGCGATTGACTGTTCTGGTCATACAGGTGCAACAGAAACAGCTTGGAAATCAATACGGAAAGGTGGAACCGTTGTCGCTGTTGGTGCCT harbors:
- a CDS encoding ATP-binding protein; the protein is MINKLKALYSNVTEPIRSSITKKYVILFALTFIIPSLLIYQLIVGYAERMIENDIIETNVSITDSIVKRINKEVSDIVLQLHLISGNVIDNELDVDIIFERSKIAISQSPIVHTIYFLNENQKMIFEAPFEPEIEPSIYYDYPMFEQVKRSLNYAVSDFAPNSRGDTVVSVAIPVLNKKHEFKGVLIAELGKDYLSSVLKSFIGTKGHFSFIVDNHGKVLSSTNGNEIGLDYSSELIVKKLFQDSFGVMKETYLDEKSVIAYQTMRDGWALAYGVPESIAFEPIRKLSFLFTISFLGVFALSILFIWMGMRNIVYPIVRLTNYAKEYRKKMYYEPIGKHQRYQNDELGVLRKTIISVGNSNYQKQKMLEEKERYLHDVIEGIPYAIVTVNKNAVITYVNQQFENMVGFSRDELIDVLLSELPIKNDKNDFRLLHSLVSKNTSSECESYIINADGQKHIVKIATAKLYNEQKEAIGSIAVLQDISQMKLLESRLKQNDKLAIIGQITTGIAHEIKNPLAILSGSAELLVEEVEEENSSSEIVELSKDIHQVVRRMNDIVNNFLNFAKINKKDAESLDVSMVMEEVLHLVRLKTSESRIEVIRQYEPTSEIIGLHDQLIQAFLNLILNAIEAMPTEGTLTVSIFEVIQAKQGRCVIVAIDDTGPGIPEKDVEWLFDPFFSTKETGNGLGLTIARDIVREHNGELKIESSSEGTSFQCCFLVNTGVEVENE
- a CDS encoding sigma-54 dependent transcriptional regulator, whose product is MNKQLSVLVVDDEVQLCKLVARKLKKSGILSHLAHDGAGALSVLNNKQIDAVILDYMLPDMTGLDVLKEIQNRGGNIPVIMLTAYANVESAVSAMKLGATDYLNKPIELEELKNIVVKSCYHKVKEPKKGEKLGEDIFAFQNKKIKQVMELLTQVKETDASILISGESGVGKTVLARWVHEQSSRSKKPFFSINCAAIPELLLESELFGYQKGAFNGATTSKVGKLVSSDGGTILLDEIGDISPNMQAKLLHLLEDKRVMQLGSNDFQTVDVRIITATNKDVKELVRKGDFREDLYYRLNLIEVEVPPLRERREDIPLLIKQQLIKLNDKYKKKIEIDPRSVTIFTNYQWPGNIRELLNTLERAHILKRFGTIVPEDLVKASFQIEELQHELLTGKINKDFFSGNLPEVLEEVEEQMIKKALIETNGNQTKAAEKLGIARHTLIYKIKKFSLKL
- a CDS encoding plasmid pRiA4b ORF-3 family protein, with amino-acid sequence MKSYIVKIKLEKSDPVIWRRVVMPAGATFNRLHDIIQTVTNFQSGYPHGAYHLFEFDLTKEDKSVTNDEESYLEHQHYKKNKKMYEERLKRMPPEMLEFEKPYQERLKREVRKPTTLKVDEYLEKYRDIKYAYDFGDDWHFIVKLEQIVHDYYFGYPTLLDGAETAPPEDVGGIHSFYEFLEAYRDEKHPEHEDMKTWAESLYFREYDPDWINDRLKGINYKKTEWDKINHDQYQIIEDKYRK
- a CDS encoding glycine betaine ABC transporter substrate-binding protein; the protein is MQKKSFYIVGNILIFVCMILLVSCSSKTKILEEIPTNTSDLPTITIGSKLFTEQYILMTMTSLLLRDNSYKVNEIRFLDSPTIRNAIEQQVIDIYWEYTSTARIIFHKQPVIYDFDEVYNAVKEYDEIDNLIWLERSDFNSSWGVIVRNLFADKHQLVTISDLIGYMKENDAPLKFATNDEFLIREDGLGHLQQVYDLSLNDHQVLPVDTSLLTLAVKEGRVGVSIGMISDSRISEYDLIVLHDDQQAFPSYHATPVATQELVEEHPTVKILLNQLSKSITHQDMIELNYQVDVLQNDVIKVAKAFLIEKGLLN